A single window of Pseudomonas lijiangensis DNA harbors:
- a CDS encoding sigma 54-interacting transcriptional regulator translates to MSLENFGQPLLTFPEADKSPLSIRAKALVFIDPRSRQLREEMEQLAPRSLPVLIRGESGTGKELLARHIHRGSDRSGLFVSVNCGAISPSYADAELFGYAAGAHSVSGSSRAGWFGSANGGTLYLDEIGDLPLPIQIKLLSALENHEVTRVGAHQPSPVDVRLVAATSIDLAQAVEAGKFHERLYHYLSEGRLDLPALREQPGNILPLAEYFVGIYSQRLNLPVQLLSDEAQHALQSHSWPGNTRELENVIHFALLVSSGEEILPEHLNLPQSTNPVAEVERLVGQILVDAKEEQLLAVKRLLERIQSKD, encoded by the coding sequence ATGAGCCTTGAAAATTTTGGTCAGCCGCTGCTGACGTTCCCTGAGGCGGACAAGAGTCCCCTCAGTATCCGCGCCAAAGCACTGGTATTCATCGATCCACGTTCTCGTCAGTTGCGCGAAGAAATGGAACAGCTGGCTCCGCGCTCGCTGCCGGTTCTGATTCGCGGCGAATCCGGCACCGGCAAGGAATTGCTGGCGCGGCACATTCACCGTGGCAGTGATCGCTCCGGGCTGTTTGTGTCGGTCAACTGCGGTGCCATCAGCCCGTCCTACGCCGATGCGGAGTTGTTCGGCTATGCCGCAGGCGCCCACAGCGTTTCGGGAAGCAGCCGTGCTGGCTGGTTCGGGTCGGCCAATGGCGGCACGCTGTATCTGGATGAAATCGGCGACTTGCCGCTGCCGATTCAGATCAAGCTGCTGTCGGCGCTGGAAAACCATGAAGTCACCCGCGTCGGCGCACATCAACCCAGCCCCGTTGATGTGCGGCTGGTGGCTGCAACCAGTATCGACCTGGCCCAGGCTGTAGAAGCCGGGAAGTTTCACGAGCGGCTTTATCACTATCTGAGCGAAGGGCGGCTCGATCTGCCGGCCTTGCGCGAACAGCCCGGCAACATCCTGCCGTTGGCGGAATACTTCGTGGGCATCTACAGCCAGCGCCTGAACCTGCCGGTGCAGTTGCTCAGCGATGAGGCGCAGCATGCCCTGCAATCCCACAGCTGGCCCGGCAATACACGTGAGCTGGAAAACGTCATTCACTTTGCGCTGCTGGTCAGCAGTGGCGAAGAGATTCTGCCGGAGCACCTGAACCTGCCACAAAGCACCAATCCGGTTGCTGAGGTCGAGCGGCTGGTGGGGCAGATACTGGTGGATGCCAAGGAAGAACAGCTTCTGGCCGTAAAACGCCTGCTGGAGCGTATTCAGTCCAAGGATTGA
- a CDS encoding MetQ/NlpA family ABC transporter substrate-binding protein, with amino-acid sequence MKKTLLLTALAAALSIGLAQAGEKLVVGATPVPHAEILELIKPTLAKEGVDLEVKVFTDYVQPNVQLNEKRLDANYFQTKPYLDGFNKGKGAKLVTGVGVHVEPFGAYSSKYKKLADLPEGATVAIPNEASNGGRALLLLQKGGLITLKDPTNALSTLKDIATNPKKLKFRELESALLPRSLGQVDLALINTNYALEAKLSPRKDALIIEGSDSPYVNYLVTREDNANSDAIQKLSKALTSPEVKEFINKKYDGAVLPAF; translated from the coding sequence ATGAAAAAGACCTTGTTGTTGACCGCTCTGGCGGCTGCGCTTTCCATTGGCCTGGCTCAGGCTGGCGAAAAACTGGTGGTTGGCGCGACACCTGTCCCACACGCTGAAATTCTGGAGCTGATCAAGCCAACCCTGGCCAAGGAAGGCGTGGATCTGGAAGTCAAGGTCTTCACCGATTACGTGCAGCCTAACGTGCAGCTCAACGAGAAGCGTCTGGACGCCAACTACTTCCAGACCAAGCCTTATCTGGATGGCTTCAACAAGGGCAAGGGCGCCAAACTGGTGACCGGCGTCGGCGTTCACGTAGAACCTTTCGGTGCTTACTCCTCCAAGTACAAGAAGCTGGCCGACCTGCCTGAAGGCGCAACCGTTGCCATTCCGAACGAGGCCAGCAATGGCGGCCGTGCGCTGCTTCTGCTGCAGAAGGGCGGCCTGATTACCCTCAAGGATCCGACCAACGCGCTGTCGACGCTGAAAGACATCGCGACCAACCCGAAAAAACTGAAGTTCCGCGAACTGGAATCGGCTTTGCTGCCGCGCTCGCTGGGCCAGGTTGACCTTGCTCTGATCAACACCAACTACGCGCTGGAAGCCAAGCTGAGCCCACGCAAGGATGCGCTGATCATCGAAGGCTCCGATTCGCCATACGTGAACTACCTGGTAACTCGTGAAGACAACGCCAATAGCGACGCTATCCAGAAGCTGTCCAAGGCGTTGACCAGCCCTGAAGTGAAGGAATTCATCAACAAGAAGTACGACGGCGCGGTATTGCCAGCGTTCTGA
- a CDS encoding TauD/TfdA dioxygenase family protein, giving the protein MSAAALASSSTQAAEQQFEVRPFTGKVGAEIVGLDLSKTLNDADFARVHKAHLDYHLIVFRDQHITPQQQIDFSRRFGVLQIHVLKQFLLANHPEILIVSNIVENGQPVGLGDAGKYWHSDLSYKELPSLGSMLYAQELPSEGGDTLFADMHLAWETLPQHLREAVQGRSAVHSYTSRYLDGDNAANWRPTLTPEQLAQVAEVTHPIVRTHPENGRKALFVSENFTTRIVGLPEDESRQLLTEIYAHCARPEHIYRHQWQPHDMVFWDNRSLIHLAAGCPAHLRRKLYRTTIQGDAPF; this is encoded by the coding sequence ATGTCCGCAGCCGCCCTCGCTTCATCGTCTACCCAAGCCGCAGAGCAACAGTTCGAGGTGCGTCCATTCACCGGCAAGGTGGGCGCGGAAATCGTCGGGCTGGACTTGTCCAAAACCCTCAATGACGCCGATTTCGCTCGTGTGCACAAAGCGCATCTTGATTACCACCTGATCGTGTTTCGCGACCAGCACATCACTCCGCAGCAACAGATCGATTTCAGCCGCCGTTTCGGCGTGTTGCAGATCCATGTGCTCAAGCAGTTCCTGCTGGCCAATCACCCGGAAATCCTGATCGTTTCCAACATTGTCGAGAACGGCCAACCTGTGGGGCTGGGCGATGCTGGCAAGTACTGGCATTCGGACCTGTCCTACAAGGAACTGCCGAGTCTGGGCTCGATGCTCTACGCCCAGGAACTGCCAAGCGAAGGCGGCGACACGCTGTTCGCGGACATGCACCTGGCCTGGGAAACCCTGCCGCAGCATCTGCGCGAGGCGGTCCAAGGGCGTTCAGCCGTTCACAGCTACACCTCCCGCTATCTGGATGGTGACAACGCCGCCAACTGGCGTCCGACCCTGACGCCAGAGCAGTTGGCCCAGGTCGCGGAAGTGACGCACCCGATCGTGCGCACCCACCCGGAAAACGGCCGCAAGGCATTGTTCGTCAGTGAGAACTTCACGACCCGCATCGTGGGCCTGCCGGAAGACGAAAGCCGCCAGCTTCTGACCGAGATCTATGCCCACTGCGCCCGTCCCGAACATATATACCGTCACCAATGGCAGCCACACGACATGGTCTTCTGGGACAACCGCTCCCTGATCCATCTGGCAGCCGGTTGCCCGGCACATCTGCGACGCAAGTTGTATCGCACCACCATTCAAGGCGATGCGCCGTTTTGA
- a CDS encoding ABC transporter ATP-binding protein — MNAVVQSHTASEGTNTQQATQHATEALLKVQDVSLEYRTPERVVRATHQVSFEVDPADRFVLLGPSGCGKSTLLKAVAGFIQPSEGQIRLAGVQVKEPGPDRIVVFQEFDQLPPWKTVIENVIFPLLASRTLKRPEALERARYYLEKVGLSAFADAYPHTLSGGMKARVAIARALAMQPKILLMDEPFAALDALTRRKMQEELLELWEEVRFTLLFVTHSIEEALVVGNRILLLSPHPGRVRAEINSHQYDLKSLGGVGFQQTAQRIHRLLFDENEAGGQAESELNFQDIRIAY, encoded by the coding sequence ATGAATGCTGTAGTGCAAAGCCATACGGCTAGCGAAGGTACAAACACGCAACAGGCCACTCAGCATGCCACTGAGGCCTTGTTGAAAGTTCAGGACGTGAGTCTTGAATACCGCACCCCCGAGCGGGTCGTGCGGGCCACCCACCAAGTCAGTTTTGAAGTCGATCCGGCGGATCGCTTCGTACTGCTCGGCCCTTCCGGTTGCGGCAAGTCCACCTTGCTCAAGGCCGTGGCCGGGTTCATTCAGCCCAGCGAAGGGCAGATTCGTCTGGCGGGCGTTCAGGTCAAAGAGCCTGGCCCGGACCGGATCGTGGTGTTCCAGGAGTTCGACCAACTGCCACCCTGGAAGACCGTGATCGAAAACGTGATCTTTCCGCTGCTGGCCTCGCGCACCCTCAAGCGTCCCGAAGCCCTGGAGCGTGCGCGTTACTACCTGGAAAAGGTCGGCCTCAGTGCCTTTGCCGACGCCTACCCGCACACCTTGTCCGGCGGCATGAAAGCGCGTGTGGCGATTGCCCGTGCCCTGGCGATGCAACCGAAAATCCTGCTGATGGATGAGCCCTTTGCGGCGCTTGATGCCCTGACTCGCCGCAAGATGCAGGAAGAACTGCTGGAGTTGTGGGAAGAAGTGCGTTTCACGTTGCTGTTCGTGACCCACTCCATCGAAGAAGCGCTGGTGGTCGGCAACCGCATCCTCTTGCTGTCACCTCATCCGGGCCGTGTGCGGGCGGAAATCAACAGCCATCAGTACGACCTGAAAAGCCTCGGTGGCGTCGGTTTTCAGCAAACGGCACAGCGTATTCACCGCTTGCTGTTCGATGAAAACGAAGCTGGTGGCCAGGCCGAGTCCGAGCTGAATTTCCAGGATATCCGCATCGCTTATTGA
- a CDS encoding ABC transporter permease produces the protein MSLSPPVREEYEVALEPFTQKDLVRDIPLAQRIWQLGWVRKSVIMVLLAVLWEVAARIQNNDLLLPSFLQTATAFYDGIITGELPGKVWISLKVLIQGYVIGIVLAFGLTTLAVSTQLGRDLLSTLTAMFNPLPAIALLPLALLWFGLGQNSLIFVLVHSVLWALALNTYAGFLGVSETQRMAGRNYGLKGLRFVWHILIPAALPSILAGLKIGWAFAWRTLIAAELVFGASSGKGGLGWYIFQNRNELYTDKVFAGLAAVILIGLLVENLLFANIERLTVKRWGMQR, from the coding sequence ATGAGTCTTTCACCCCCCGTTCGTGAAGAATACGAAGTCGCGCTGGAGCCCTTCACCCAGAAGGATCTGGTGCGCGATATCCCCCTGGCCCAACGCATCTGGCAACTGGGCTGGGTCCGCAAGAGTGTGATCATGGTCCTGCTGGCCGTGCTCTGGGAAGTCGCCGCACGTATCCAGAACAATGACCTTCTGCTGCCCAGCTTTCTGCAGACCGCCACGGCGTTCTATGACGGCATCATCACCGGTGAATTGCCCGGCAAAGTCTGGATCTCCCTGAAGGTACTGATCCAGGGGTATGTGATCGGCATTGTCCTCGCGTTCGGCCTGACGACCCTCGCGGTTTCGACCCAACTGGGCCGTGACCTGCTCAGCACCCTGACCGCGATGTTCAACCCGCTGCCTGCCATTGCCCTGCTGCCGCTGGCGCTGCTGTGGTTCGGGCTTGGGCAGAATAGCCTTATCTTCGTGCTGGTGCATTCGGTGCTCTGGGCGCTGGCGCTCAATACCTATGCCGGTTTCCTCGGTGTCTCGGAAACCCAGCGCATGGCCGGTCGCAACTATGGCCTCAAGGGGTTGCGCTTTGTCTGGCACATCCTGATTCCGGCGGCGCTGCCTTCGATTCTCGCCGGCCTGAAAATCGGCTGGGCCTTCGCCTGGCGCACCCTGATCGCGGCCGAACTGGTCTTCGGCGCGTCCTCAGGCAAGGGCGGTCTGGGCTGGTACATCTTCCAGAACCGTAACGAGCTGTATACCGACAAAGTGTTTGCGGGGCTGGCGGCGGTGATTCTTATCGGCCTGCTGGTGGAAAACCTGCTGTTTGCCAATATCGAGCGCCTGACAGTCAAGCGCTGGGGCATGCAGCGTTAA
- a CDS encoding ABC transporter substrate-binding protein: MVTSFKRPALTALAAALGLAGALLSGGAQAEGKISIAQQFGIGYLILDVVRDQKLIEKHGKEQGLDIKVDWNSISGATAMNEALLAGALDVVSAGVPPMLTIWDRTKGKQNVKAIASLGSMPNYLLTNNPNVKTLKDFTDKDRIAVPAAGVGFQSRTLQIETAKQFGNENFKKFDNISVSLAHPDATSALIAGGSEINSHFSSPPFQYQALENPNVHKVLSSYDVLGGQATFNVLYTTEKFHDENPKTYKAFYAALAEAEKIIKADKAEAAKTYIRVEQSKLALPLVEKIVSDPEIDFTITPQRTFIYAEKLHELGVLKNKAASWRDYFFEEAHGGSGS; this comes from the coding sequence ATGGTTACTTCTTTCAAACGCCCGGCACTTACCGCACTGGCAGCAGCATTGGGGCTTGCAGGCGCACTGCTCAGCGGTGGCGCACAAGCCGAAGGCAAGATCAGCATCGCCCAGCAGTTCGGCATCGGCTATCTGATTCTGGATGTAGTGCGTGATCAGAAACTGATCGAAAAGCACGGTAAAGAGCAAGGCCTGGACATCAAGGTCGACTGGAACAGCATTTCCGGCGCTACCGCCATGAACGAAGCGCTGCTGGCCGGTGCGCTGGATGTGGTGTCGGCAGGCGTGCCGCCGATGCTGACCATCTGGGACCGCACCAAGGGCAAGCAGAACGTCAAGGCCATTGCCTCGCTGGGCTCCATGCCCAACTACCTGCTGACCAACAACCCGAACGTCAAAACCCTGAAAGACTTCACCGACAAGGACCGCATCGCAGTGCCGGCGGCAGGTGTAGGCTTCCAGTCGCGTACCTTGCAGATCGAGACGGCCAAACAGTTCGGAAACGAGAACTTCAAGAAATTCGACAACATCTCCGTCAGCCTCGCACACCCTGACGCCACCTCGGCGCTGATTGCCGGTGGTTCGGAAATCAACTCGCACTTCTCCAGCCCGCCGTTCCAGTACCAGGCGCTGGAAAACCCCAACGTGCATAAAGTGCTGAGCAGCTACGACGTACTGGGTGGCCAGGCCACCTTCAACGTGCTCTACACCACCGAAAAATTCCACGACGAAAACCCAAAGACCTACAAAGCGTTCTACGCCGCGCTGGCCGAGGCCGAGAAAATCATCAAGGCTGACAAAGCGGAAGCGGCCAAGACTTATATCCGTGTCGAGCAGTCCAAACTGGCGCTGCCGCTTGTAGAGAAAATCGTCTCCGACCCTGAAATCGACTTCACCATCACGCCGCAACGCACCTTCATCTACGCCGAAAAACTGCATGAGCTGGGTGTGTTGAAAAACAAGGCTGCAAGCTGGAGGGATTACTTCTTCGAAGAAGCTCATGGTGGGTCGGGTAGTTGA
- a CDS encoding DUF6124 family protein yields MVKVIPDPPQITLEESLLHVSDLLRCAAATAYETGDSLNGPKRDLAFSVVHLIGMAKTELERSLARVEVR; encoded by the coding sequence ATGGTTAAAGTAATCCCCGATCCACCGCAAATAACGCTTGAAGAATCCTTGTTGCATGTCAGTGATCTGCTGCGTTGCGCTGCTGCCACTGCATACGAAACCGGCGACAGCCTCAATGGCCCCAAACGTGATTTGGCGTTTTCGGTGGTGCATTTGATTGGCATGGCCAAGACGGAACTGGAACGGTCTTTGGCGCGCGTGGAGGTGCGTTGA